In Oreochromis aureus strain Israel breed Guangdong linkage group 20, ZZ_aureus, whole genome shotgun sequence, the following are encoded in one genomic region:
- the dhh gene encoding desert hedgehog protein, with translation MKQFWWAHLAQLTLVAVWTFIWLVQGCGPGPRYGTRPRPRKLTAMRLKQFFPNLSENNLGASGRAEGKIARNSERFNELVSNYNPDIVFKDEENTGADRFMTKRCKECLNRLAIAVMNQWPGIRLRVTEAWDEDGNHPPGSLHYEGRAVDITTSDRRPEKYGLLAQLAVEAGFDWVHYESKHRVHCSVKADHSLAVEKGGCFPGWAQVTVAGGMQKSLSSLTPGDRVMALSGTGQVVYSQVLLFLHRDQQSWSAFLSLETEHGHRLALTPNHLVFLDPHCRQENSKYQPQFASRVRQGDCVLIHTAEQQVHASQIISVSLTESVGVYAPLTDAGTLFVDGVLASSYALVEDHRLAHWAFGPLRLLFSFKQLLWGETAEEQQDTDIQKSCTKTPMHVSTLPTKDKAGVYVNKQVNVSDALRIESREKHSLQQETSEVHWYARLLYSFGCVLLDSESFHP, from the exons ATGAAGCAGTTCTGGTGGGCCCACCTGGCACAGCTCACCCTGGTTGCTGTGTGGACTTTTATATGGCTGGTCCAGGGATGCGGACCGGGCCCGCGGTACGGCACCCGTCCCAGGCCCAGAAAGCTCACAGCCATGCGCCTCAAGCAGTTTTTCCCCAACTTATCAGAGAACAACCTGGGGGCCAGTGGAAGAGCAGAGGGCAAGATCGCACGCAATTCTGAGCGTTTCAACGAACTTGTGTCCAATTACAACCCAGACATTGTCTTCAAGGACGAGGAGAACACGGGCGCTGACCGCTTCATGACTAAG CGATGTAAGGAGTGCTTGAACAGGCTGGCTATTGCAGTGATGAACCAGTGGCCAGGGATACGCTTGCGTGTGACAGAGGCCTGGGATGAAGATGGTAACCATCCTCCTGGCTCTCTGCACTATGAAGGCCGGGCTGTGGATATAACCACGTCTGACAGAAGACCTGAAAAGTACGGTCTCCTGGCCCAGCTCGCTGTGGAAGCAGGCTTCGACTGGGTCCACTATGAGTCCAAACATCGTGTCCACTGCTCAGTAAAAGCTG ATCATTCTCTTGCTGTGGAAAAAGGTGGCTGTTTCCCAGGCTGGGCCCAGGTAACTGTGGCTGGAGGGATGCAGAAGAGCCTGTCGTCACTCACTCCTGGGGACAGAGTCATGGCCCTATCTGGGACAGGCCAAGTCGTGTATAGCCAAGTCCTCTTGTTTCTCCATCGGGATCAACAAAGCTGGTCTGCTTTTCTGTCTCTGGAGACAGAACATGGACATAGATTGGCCCTTACTCCGAATCACTTGGTCTTTTTAGACCCGCACTGCAGACAAGAAAACAGTAAGTACCAGCCTCAGTTTGCAAGCAGGGTCAGACAAGGAGACTGTGTTCTCATACATACAGCAGAGCAGCAAGTGCATGCATCCCAAATCATCTCAGTTTCACTAACGGAAAGCGTGGGAGTGTATGCACCCTTGACAGACGCTGGAACTTTGTTTGTTGATGGCGTGCTGGCATCCAGCTATGCGCTGGTGGAGGACCACAGGCTCGCGCACTGGGCTTTTGGACCCCTGCGACTTCTCTTCTCATTCAAGCAGCTACTTTGGGGAGAAACAGCAGAAGAGCAGCAGGATACTGACATTCAAAAAAGTTGCACTAAGACTCCAATGCATGTTAGCACTTTGCCTACAAAGGACAAGGCAGGTGTGTATGTGAACAAACAAGTCAACGTGAGTGATGCCCTGAGGATAGAAAGTAGAGAGAAGCACTCCTTGCAGCAGGAGACATCAGAGGTGCACTGGTATGCTAGACTACTCTACAGTTTTGGGTGCGTTCTTTTAGACTCCGAGTCATTTCATCCTTAA
- the lmbr1l gene encoding limb region 1 homolog-like protein encodes METDDVSVREQLFHNRVRETIICVLLFTCLYMLSYLILNQFRKTAEFVTDDVEDATVNKIALWLCTFTLSVAVCAVLLLPISILSNEVLLTFPQSYYMQWLNGSLIHGLWNLVFLFSNLSLVFLMPFAYFFTESEGFAGSRKGVMARVYEAVVLLLLLALLVLGIVWVASALLHDNIARKSLYDLWEYYLPYLYSGISLFGVLLLLLCTPLGLSRMFSVTGSLLVKPRLLEDVEDTLSCTTFEEDSLSRKINCGSTSCWVKLNMEALKKEYQAVQSKRVALEMRRKASPWQRNLGYPLAMLVLLALTVMCVLMVCFNVLELLLDETAMPRGMEDPHLGMASFSMFGSLGAAVQVVLILYLMVSSVVGFYSSPLFTGLLPRAQDTNLTQIIANCVSLLILSSALPVFSRTLGITRFDLLGDFGRYNWLGNFYIVFLYNMLFAGLTSASLIKTVTWAVQRELIRAFGLHRLPLTVSRSTVPFRLLLASGLSKIQ; translated from the exons ATGATGTCGAAGATGCGACTGTCAACAAAATTGC gCTGTGGCTGTGCACATTCACCCTGTCTGTTGCAGTGTGTGCTGTGCTCCTTCTCCCCATCTCCATTCTGTCCAATGAGGTGTTGCTCACCTTCCCACAGAGCTACTACATGCAGTGGCTCAATGGATCTCTTATTCATG GTTTGTGGAACCTAGTTTTCCTTTTCTCCAACCTGTCCCTGGTCTTCCTCATGCCTTTTGCATATTTCTTCACTGAGTCCGAGGGATTTGCAGGGTCCAGAAAG GGCGTAATGGCACGAGTTTATGAAGCAgttgtgctgctgttgctgctggccCTGCTTGTGCTGGGCATTGTGTGGGTGGCATCAGCCCTCCTACATGACAACATAGCCCGGAAGAGCCTCTACG ACCTGTGGGAGTATTACCTTCCCTACCTGTACTCGGGGATCTCTCTCTTTggagtgctgctgcttttat TGTGCACTCCCTTAGGGTTGTCACGAATGTTCAGTGTAACGGGCAGCCTGCTAGTCAAACCACGG CTGCTGGAAGATGTTGAAGATACTCTGAGCTGCACCACATTTGAGGAAGACTCTCTCTCCAGGAAAATCAACT GTGGCAGTACATCCTGCTGGGTCAAGCTGAACATGGAGGCTCTGAAAAAAGAGTACCAAGCCGTCCAGAGTAAGCGTGTCGCCCTGG AGATGCGTAGGAAAGCGTCCCCATGGCAGCGAAACCTGGGCTACCCGCTTGCAATGCTTGTGCTTCTCGCACTGACG GTGATGTGTGTGCTGATGGTCTGTTTCAATGTGTTGGAGTTGCTACTGGATGAAACAGCCATGCCCAGAGGAATGGAG GACCCTCACCTTGGGATGGCCTCCTTTTCAATGTTTGGCTCACTGGGTGCTGCTGTTCAAGTAGTCCTCATTCT ttatCTGATGGTGTCCTCAGTGGTGGGCTTCTATAGTTCCCCTCTCTTCACTGGCCTCCTGCCTCGTGCACAAGACACCAACCTCACACAG ATAATCGCCAACTGTGTTTCACTGCTTATCCTGAGCTCTGCACTGCCTGTGTTTTCACGCACTCTTG GGATCACCCGTTTCGACCTACTGGGAGACTTTGGTCGATATAACTGGCTTGGGAACTTCTACATTGTATTTCTATACAACATGCTGTTTGCTGGCCTCACCTCTGCCTCCTTGATAAAGACGGTCACCTGGGCAGTACAAAGAGAGCTCATCCGTGCCTTTG GTCTCCACAGACTACCTTTAACTGTGTCACGCTCCACCGTCCCCTTCAGGCTCCTCCTGGCCAGTGGATTGTCTAAAATCCAgtga